A region from the Streptosporangium sp. NBC_01756 genome encodes:
- a CDS encoding ABC transporter substrate-binding protein, giving the protein MRSLKTAALLAAAALALTACGGGGGGEAGDDKVKLRFSYWGSDSRQKLTEQVIAAFEKKNPTIDVVGEFSDWPSYYESLATKVAASDAPDVMTLEIRGLAEYAGRGALADLTGKVNVADLDPQVLPSGTVDGKQYAIPTGVNTFAVVANKSVLDKAGEKLPDDKTWTWDDYVALAGKITKAGGDSVHGAEFNFNPAYLTSFAAQRGEKFYEGNKIGISPDTLKAWWATINKLIETKGSPDAAKSGEIAAAGPEQSLIATNAGGFAMWWSNQLGALSKASGQELALLRLPKLPDAANAGMFLQPAMHWSISSKSEHPAEAQKFVEFLLNDPEAGGILLSDRGLPINSKVLEAIKGKLPPADQQSLAFIDSIKSELAPVIVPPKGGTKMEDIFKRYSEAVTSGQQSPDEAATKLLEEANAAIAG; this is encoded by the coding sequence ATGCGATCTCTCAAGACTGCGGCACTGCTCGCGGCGGCTGCCCTGGCCCTGACGGCCTGTGGCGGCGGCGGTGGTGGCGAAGCCGGAGACGACAAGGTCAAGCTGCGCTTCTCCTACTGGGGCAGCGACTCCCGGCAGAAACTCACCGAACAGGTCATCGCCGCGTTCGAGAAGAAGAACCCGACCATCGACGTGGTCGGCGAGTTCTCCGACTGGCCCAGCTACTACGAGTCGCTGGCCACCAAGGTCGCCGCCAGCGACGCGCCGGACGTGATGACCCTGGAGATCCGCGGCCTGGCCGAGTACGCGGGCAGAGGGGCCCTCGCCGACCTCACCGGCAAGGTCAACGTCGCCGACCTCGACCCGCAGGTGCTGCCCTCCGGCACCGTCGACGGCAAGCAGTACGCCATCCCCACCGGTGTCAACACCTTCGCGGTCGTCGCCAACAAGTCCGTCCTGGACAAGGCCGGCGAGAAGCTCCCCGACGACAAGACCTGGACCTGGGACGACTACGTCGCGCTGGCCGGAAAGATCACCAAGGCGGGGGGCGACTCGGTCCACGGCGCCGAGTTCAACTTCAACCCGGCGTACCTGACCAGCTTCGCCGCGCAGCGCGGCGAGAAGTTCTACGAGGGCAACAAGATCGGGATCAGCCCCGACACGCTCAAGGCCTGGTGGGCGACCATCAACAAGCTGATCGAGACCAAGGGCTCGCCCGACGCCGCCAAGAGCGGTGAGATCGCCGCCGCCGGCCCGGAGCAGTCGCTGATCGCCACCAACGCCGGCGGGTTCGCCATGTGGTGGAGCAACCAGCTCGGTGCCCTGTCCAAGGCGTCGGGGCAGGAACTGGCCCTGCTCCGCCTGCCGAAGCTGCCCGACGCCGCCAACGCGGGCATGTTCCTCCAGCCCGCCATGCACTGGAGCATCTCCAGCAAGAGCGAGCACCCGGCCGAGGCGCAGAAGTTCGTCGAATTCCTGCTCAACGACCCCGAGGCCGGCGGCATCCTGCTCAGCGACCGGGGCCTGCCGATCAACTCCAAGGTCCTGGAGGCGATCAAGGGCAAGCTTCCCCCGGCCGACCAGCAGAGCCTGGCCTTCATCGACTCGATCAAGAGTGAGCTGGCGCCGGTGATCGTGCCCCCGAAGGGCGGTACGAAGATGGAGGACATCTTCAAGCGCTACTCCGAGGCGGTGACCTCCGGACAGCAGAGCCCTGACGAGGCGGCCACCAAACTCCTCGAAGAGGCCAACGCCGCCATCGCCGGCTGA
- a CDS encoding Gfo/Idh/MocA family oxidoreductase — MRYAFVGLGHRASMYVDALLGDWRDTGTIVAFCDTNQTRMDYYNELVGERVPCFAPDDFAAMLELCDAVIVTTMDSTHAHYIVAALDAGKRVIVEKPLTIDAEGCAAIAAAAERSTGSLVVTFNYRYSPRNSAVRRLIMEGAIGEITSVHFEWALDTIHGADYFRRWHRRKADSGGLLVHKSSHHFDLVNWWLGAAARSVYAHGELRFYGAENAKARGLAPRSERGQGAPGLGTDPFILDISIDPRLKRLYLEAEHEDGYIRDQDVFTEGITIEDNMAVLVRYDNQAMLTYSLNAHAPAEGYRVVFNGLGGRIELEVCERSWTPPHAAIDPSAASKEHAAGSWERLTLHRHWQEAREVPIEQGDGAHGGGDRLLLNDVFRGPDGDPLARQAGYLDGIRSVLVGASANESMRTGRPVHLVDGGTRIADS, encoded by the coding sequence ATGAGATACGCCTTTGTCGGACTCGGCCACCGCGCGTCGATGTATGTCGACGCGCTGCTCGGCGACTGGCGGGACACCGGCACCATCGTCGCCTTCTGCGACACCAACCAGACCCGGATGGACTACTACAACGAGCTCGTCGGGGAACGGGTGCCCTGCTTCGCGCCGGACGACTTCGCCGCGATGCTGGAGCTGTGCGACGCGGTGATCGTCACCACGATGGACAGCACGCACGCCCACTACATCGTCGCCGCGCTGGACGCGGGCAAGCGTGTGATCGTGGAGAAGCCGCTGACCATCGACGCCGAGGGCTGCGCCGCGATCGCCGCCGCGGCCGAGCGGAGCACCGGCTCGCTGGTCGTCACCTTCAACTACCGCTACTCGCCTCGCAACTCCGCGGTCCGCCGCCTCATCATGGAAGGCGCGATCGGCGAGATCACCTCCGTCCACTTCGAGTGGGCGCTAGACACCATCCACGGCGCCGACTACTTCCGCCGCTGGCACCGCCGCAAGGCCGACTCCGGCGGCCTGCTGGTGCACAAGTCCAGCCACCACTTCGACCTGGTCAACTGGTGGCTGGGCGCCGCGGCGCGGAGCGTCTACGCCCACGGGGAGCTGCGTTTCTACGGTGCGGAGAACGCCAAGGCCCGCGGCCTGGCCCCGCGGTCCGAGCGCGGCCAGGGCGCGCCCGGCCTCGGTACCGATCCGTTCATCCTGGACATCTCCATCGACCCGCGGCTCAAGCGCCTCTACCTGGAAGCCGAGCACGAGGACGGGTACATTCGCGACCAGGACGTCTTCACCGAGGGCATCACCATCGAGGACAACATGGCGGTCCTGGTCCGCTACGACAACCAGGCCATGCTCACCTACTCGCTCAACGCGCACGCGCCCGCCGAGGGCTACCGGGTCGTGTTCAACGGCCTCGGCGGGCGGATCGAGCTGGAGGTGTGCGAGCGGTCCTGGACGCCGCCGCACGCCGCGATCGATCCGAGCGCCGCCTCCAAGGAGCACGCGGCCGGTTCCTGGGAGCGGCTCACCCTGCACCGGCACTGGCAGGAGGCACGGGAGGTCCCGATCGAACAGGGTGACGGCGCCCACGGCGGCGGCGACAGGTTGCTGCTGAACGACGTGTTCCGCGGGCCTGACGGCGACCCGCTGGCCAGGCAGGCCGGCTACCTCGACGGGATCCGCAGCGTGCTGGTGGGCGCCTCGGCCAACGAGTCGATGCGCACCGGCCGGCCGGTCCACCTGGTCGACGGCGGCACCCGCATAGCGGACAGCTGA